The window AAGCTCTGTGAAGGAAATATCCTTCATTCTCATGAAATCACGCAGAACGTACTCACTGTAGGGAGAAAGTCGACCACTGATCGTTACGCTGAATTCCTTGTCGTAGTGAGAATGATTTGCTAACCATTCTTTTAAGATTTCTTGATCTGTCCCGCTTACTATCTCACTTGCAAATGCCTTTCTCGTTTCTTCTGGAAGAACTTGAAGAGGCTTTTCAAACAATGGGCTTTGTAGGTAAAAAATGCCTTCTTCTTCGAATAGAGCCTGATCTTTGAGTCTTTTATCAACAGTTGGCAGCAGTAGGGTGTGAGTTTTACCCTCTTCTGCTTGAGAGTATTGCTTGAGGGCAAGCTTGATTCCTTCCATTGACCTTGATTTAGCGGCTCCAGGTGGTCCTAAAAGAATCCAAAGACGTTTTGATGCCTCTAGGCCACGGCTGGCATTGTTAATTTTTTCAACTAGGTTTTCCTTGGCTTTTTGCTGGCCAAAAACAACATAACCACCAACTCGATCAGAATTTTCAAAGAATTGATAATGATGCTTGATCGGTTTCCCTGGACTGATGGCGTGGTCTACCCCTGAAGACAGCAACATGTCATGTAGAAGCTGAAAGGTGTCACGAGTCACCCAGGGTTCTTTTTGAACGAGTTGGAGGTATTCATCGAAGCTCAAAATTTCATCAGAAACATTTCGTTTGGAGCTATTTTCAAGTAGTGCCTGGAGTGCTTCTCTCATAACGATCTCATTTTTTGGGATGAAAACTTGGAATTTGAAGATAATGGCCTAGAAAGCAGCAGGAAAGTCTGTCAAGGGGGAATACATTTTCAAGTCAGCAGTGAAGCATCATGTAGGGGATCTTTCAACTTTAGTATTGATTGGAGGCTTAGACCAAATGATCTATGATGTATTGCCGACGCTCATTTGTGTTGCCCCCCATGTAGAAATTCAATAATCCGCCGACTTCCTGGAGATGGTCAACACGTATAGGTTGTAAGAGCATCTGAGGCCCAATAAAAGGTCCAAACTCTTTTGGCGAGATTTCCCCAAGTCCTTTGAATCTAGTGATCTCAAAATGCTTTCCACTTTTCAGATCAGCAATTGCGGAATCTTTTTCAACTTCATCGTAGCAATATTTGGTTGTTTTTTGATTGCGAACACGAAAAAGGGGAGTCTCTAAGATGAACAGATGTCCTCTTTGAACCAATGTTTCAAAGTATTGAAGGAAGAAAGTTATCAGCAGGTTGCGGATATGAAGTCCGTCAACATCTGCATCAGTGGCTAGAATTACCTTTTCATATCGTAAATCATCAACATTATCTTCGATGCCTAAGGTCTTCATGATGTTGTAAAGTTCTACGTTTTTGTAGAGAACTTCCTGACCTTGTCCAAAGCAATTAAGCGGCTTTCCTTTCAGGCAGAAAATGGCCTGAGTTTCTACGTTTCGGGAGCTGATCATACTACCACCCGCGCTCTGTCCTTCAGTCAGAAAGATCATGCTTTCACTGTTATGATTCTTTGAATCACTTCGATGGAATTTACAGTCCTTCAAGTTTGGAATGGCGAGGGCAGTCTTGCGAGCATTTTCACGAACTGCCTTTTTGACATTCGAGAGTTCCTTACGGACTTTTTCATTCTGTTGAACTTTGCTTTTGAGAGCTTCTGCAGCGTCAGGGTTCTTGAAAAGGGTATCAACAAAGCTGTCCCTGACTTGAGTTACGATCCAGCGAAGATCAGTATTACCAAGTTTGTTCTTAGTCTGTGATTCGAAGATTGGTTCTTGAATCTTGACTGCAACAGCACCGACAATTCCCTCTCTGACATCTGGCCCTTGAAAACTGCTTTTAAAGAATTCATTAATAGCCTTCAGTATTCCCTCCCGGAAAGCGCTGAGATGGCTTCCTCCGTCACTTGTGAAATGCCCGTTCACATAACTAAAATTTGTTTCTCCATAGAGATCGGTGTGTGTCAGTGAATACTCCAGCAAGTCGGCTTGTACATGTAAAATTTCATAAAGTGACTTGTCACCCACCTCTTTTTCCAACATTTCCTGCAAGCCCCGGTCGGCTTTGAATTTCTCACCATTGAAAATGAGGCTCAAACCACGATTTAAATAGGCGTAATTCCAAAGTTGTTTCTCAATCAGTCTGAAATCAAACTGGAATCTTGAAAAAATAGATTCGTCAGGGACAAAGCGAACCTCGGTTCCATTCCTTTCTTTAGAAGTTGTACGACCCTCATCAACCAAATCACCTTGAATGAACTTCGCAAATGCCTTTTCACCATTACGAACAGAACTGACCTCAAAACTCCCTGAAAGTGCGTTCACTGCTTTTGTTCCAACACCATTCAGTCCGACACTGAACTGGAAAACATCACTATTGTATTTTGCCCCAGTGTTTATGCTTGAAACACATTC of the SAR324 cluster bacterium genome contains:
- a CDS encoding toprim domain-containing protein; amino-acid sequence: LKELIDNSVDEYIMGHGKRIEINLKETEVKVRDYGRGIPLGKLVECVSSINTGAKYNSDVFQFSVGLNGVGTKAVNALSGSFEVSSVRNGEKAFAKFIQGDLVDEGRTTSKERNGTEVRFVPDESIFSRFQFDFRLIEKQLWNYAYLNRGLSLIFNGEKFKADRGLQEMLEKEVGDKSLYEILHVQADLLEYSLTHTDLYGETNFSYVNGHFTSDGGSHLSAFREGILKAINEFFKSSFQGPDVREGIVGAVAVKIQEPIFESQTKNKLGNTDLRWIVTQVRDSFVDTLFKNPDAAEALKSKVQQNEKVRKELSNVKKAVRENARKTALAIPNLKDCKFHRSDSKNHNSESMIFLTEGQSAGGSMISSRNVETQAIFCLKGKPLNCFGQGQEVLYKNVELYNIMKTLGIEDNVDDLRYEKVILATDADVDGLHIRNLLITFFLQYFETLVQRGHLFILETPLFRVRNQKTTKYCYDEVEKDSAIADLKSGKHFEITRFKGLGEISPKEFGPFIGPQMLLQPIRVDHLQEVGGLLNFYMGGNTNERRQYIIDHLV